A DNA window from Tenuifilaceae bacterium CYCD contains the following coding sequences:
- a CDS encoding beta-N-acetylglucosaminidase, with the protein MKYNRIVILAIVFVLFFSTVQANKRNFTTSSQDTLKQVSWVDSIMQQLTLRDKIGQLFMVAAYSNRDNTHIQEIADLVKNQHIGGLIFFQGGPVRQALQTNYYQSLAKIPMLISMDAEWGPGMRLDSTFSYPRQMMLGASADSLLVYQMGCDIARQLKRLGVHINFAPVVDINSNPQNPVINTRSFGENRDRVVKFGLAYMAGLQDNGLIACAKHFPGHGDTYEDSHVALPTVSHTLERLDSIETYPFKQLVKGGLNSIMVAHLRVPALESDSLKPSSISSHIINNILINEIGFKGLIFTDALNMKGIANYYDAVEINVLALKAGNDILLFPSKVKESIDKIESLIKSGDISENDINQKCRKVLMAKYYVGLNSYSPIDTANLYKDLNTISSQVLRRKIIANSLTVVSNNNILPLKGLDTLKIAYLEIGTNKGDAFREQLELYSPISTFTINPESSVAEYDSLLFALEPYNLIIVGYHAADIRFSKSYGITYQAANLLFDLAFRKKVILDYFGTPYSIGKFFNPQSFSSIIISYDNSYDAQNLSAQLIFGGISAKGQLPVSVVNSYTLGTGNQISGGKRLSYMLPEEIGIDSKFLQKVDSIAYDAIQKGVTPGMQILAAKDGVVFFNKSFGKPTYSSQENVDIRMLYDIASVTKVTATLPVLMKLYDDSKITLSSTLGMFTKLDSYTDKSAITIKDLLLHQSGLQPWIPFYLKTLSTLVPNTQVAQETLSGDYPFKVSEKAYLHKYVAPSTRYYSSKWSFNFPLKCAENIYSCEGIKDTLFNIINSSKLQDAGKYRYSDLGFLYLQRVVENISNKGLDELADSIFYKKLGMNYTLFQPTNRFDKERIVPTEYDLTFRKQLVWGNVHDPAAAMIGGVAGHAGVFSNANDLAKLMQMYLRGGLYGDERYLKTETISNFTNTPNGNNGNRRALGFDKPSPKGEPSPAGDLASPKSFGHTGFTGTVVWADPETGLIYIFLSNRVYPDANNTKLAGMNIRTKIHDIFYKAIGQ; encoded by the coding sequence ATGAAATACAATAGAATAGTAATTTTAGCAATAGTCTTCGTTTTATTTTTCAGTACAGTTCAGGCTAATAAACGAAATTTTACCACCTCAAGTCAGGATACTCTAAAACAGGTGTCGTGGGTTGACTCAATAATGCAGCAATTAACGCTTCGCGACAAAATAGGACAACTTTTTATGGTTGCGGCATACTCCAACCGCGACAATACTCATATACAAGAAATTGCCGATTTAGTAAAAAACCAGCATATTGGAGGATTGATTTTTTTTCAGGGAGGTCCAGTTCGGCAAGCGTTACAAACCAACTACTACCAATCACTAGCAAAAATCCCAATGCTGATATCAATGGATGCAGAATGGGGTCCAGGAATGCGATTGGACAGCACATTCTCATACCCTAGGCAGATGATGCTTGGCGCAAGTGCCGATTCGTTGCTAGTTTACCAGATGGGATGCGACATAGCCCGTCAGCTCAAACGGTTGGGGGTTCATATTAACTTTGCCCCTGTTGTTGATATCAACAGTAATCCTCAAAATCCAGTAATCAATACCCGCTCATTCGGCGAAAATAGAGACCGAGTTGTAAAGTTTGGACTAGCCTACATGGCCGGACTGCAGGATAACGGACTTATTGCGTGCGCAAAACATTTCCCAGGCCACGGCGACACCTACGAGGATTCTCATGTTGCATTGCCTACTGTATCGCACACGCTAGAGAGGCTCGACTCAATAGAGACATATCCATTTAAGCAGTTAGTAAAAGGGGGGCTAAACAGCATTATGGTGGCACATCTTAGAGTCCCAGCACTAGAGAGTGATTCGCTAAAACCATCAAGCATTTCATCGCATATCATCAACAATATTCTAATTAACGAAATTGGCTTTAAGGGATTGATTTTTACCGATGCGCTTAACATGAAAGGCATTGCAAACTACTACGATGCTGTAGAAATAAACGTGCTAGCACTTAAAGCGGGCAACGATATTCTACTGTTCCCCTCTAAGGTAAAGGAATCGATTGATAAAATTGAGAGCCTGATTAAAAGTGGCGATATATCAGAGAATGATATAAACCAAAAGTGTCGCAAAGTGCTCATGGCAAAATACTACGTTGGTTTGAATAGCTATAGCCCCATTGACACAGCAAATCTTTACAAGGATCTAAACACAATTTCATCGCAAGTCCTCCGTCGAAAAATTATTGCCAACTCGCTAACAGTTGTCTCCAACAATAACATTCTGCCTTTGAAAGGTTTAGATACTCTTAAAATTGCATACCTTGAGATTGGCACAAACAAGGGTGATGCTTTCAGGGAACAACTGGAACTCTACTCTCCAATATCTACATTTACCATTAATCCAGAATCGAGTGTTGCAGAATACGACTCACTGCTATTTGCGCTTGAGCCCTATAACCTTATAATTGTGGGGTACCATGCTGCCGACATCCGATTTAGTAAAAGCTATGGTATTACCTATCAAGCGGCAAACTTATTATTCGACTTGGCTTTCCGCAAGAAAGTTATCCTCGACTACTTTGGAACACCTTACTCCATAGGCAAATTCTTTAATCCACAATCGTTCTCGTCAATCATAATTTCGTACGATAACTCCTATGATGCCCAAAACCTTTCAGCCCAGCTAATTTTTGGAGGAATTAGCGCAAAAGGGCAACTGCCCGTATCGGTTGTAAACTCATACACGTTGGGAACAGGGAATCAGATCAGTGGTGGTAAAAGGCTCTCGTACATGCTTCCCGAAGAAATAGGAATTGACTCCAAATTTTTACAAAAGGTTGATTCTATTGCCTACGATGCCATTCAAAAAGGTGTAACGCCAGGTATGCAGATCCTAGCTGCTAAGGATGGCGTTGTATTCTTCAATAAAAGTTTTGGAAAGCCAACCTATTCCTCGCAGGAAAATGTTGATATTCGAATGCTTTACGATATTGCATCGGTGACTAAAGTAACGGCAACGCTACCAGTTTTAATGAAGCTTTACGATGACAGTAAAATCACACTTTCATCTACGTTGGGTATGTTCACCAAACTCGATAGTTACACCGATAAATCCGCCATAACCATCAAGGATTTACTCTTACATCAATCGGGGCTCCAACCATGGATTCCCTTTTATTTAAAAACATTATCAACATTAGTTCCCAATACCCAAGTTGCACAGGAAACACTAAGTGGAGATTACCCTTTCAAGGTTTCAGAAAAAGCCTACTTACACAAGTATGTGGCTCCAAGCACAAGGTACTATAGTTCCAAATGGTCCTTTAACTTCCCCTTAAAATGTGCCGAAAATATTTACTCCTGCGAAGGAATTAAGGATACTCTTTTCAACATTATTAATTCGTCAAAACTACAGGATGCAGGAAAATATCGATACAGCGATTTAGGATTTCTATACCTCCAACGCGTTGTGGAAAATATCTCAAATAAAGGCCTCGATGAACTTGCTGACAGTATTTTCTACAAGAAACTAGGGATGAACTACACATTATTTCAACCAACCAATAGGTTCGATAAGGAAAGGATTGTGCCTACAGAATACGACTTAACTTTTCGAAAACAACTGGTTTGGGGCAACGTACACGATCCTGCTGCAGCAATGATAGGTGGAGTGGCTGGTCATGCTGGAGTTTTTTCCAACGCAAACGATTTGGCAAAACTAATGCAGATGTACCTTCGAGGAGGATTATACGGAGATGAAAGATACCTAAAAACTGAAACGATATCTAATTTTACTAATACACCTAACGGAAATAATGGTAACCGAAGAGCTTTAGGATTCGACAAGCCTTCCCCAAAAGGAGAACCCTCACCTGCTGGCGATTTAGCATCGCCGAAAAGTTTCGGGCATACAGGGTTTACAGGAACTGTTGTTTGGGCTGATCCTGAAACTGGATTAATTTACATATTCCTTTCCAACAGGGTATATCCCGATGCTAACAATACCAAGTTAGCAGGCATGAACATCAGAACGAAAATTCACGACATATTCTACAAAGCAATTGGGCAATAA
- a CDS encoding glutaconyl-CoA decarboxylase subunit beta, producing MEQSGGFFSFLLENLTQFMSYTGFANFTIGHGIMILVGLFFIYLAIAKEYEPMLLIPIGFGIIVGNIPFSPGYQIGIYENGSVLNYLYYGVIQGVYPPLIFLGIGAMTDFSALISNPKLLLIGAAAQLGIFGAYMAALLIGFSPEEAGAIGIIGGADGPTAIFLSSRLAPELMGAIAISAYSYMALVPVIQPPVMRLLTTKKERLIRMKPPRQVTKLEKILFPIVGMLLTTFIVPSGLPLLGMLFFGNLLKESTVTKRLADTAKGPMIDIVTILIGLTVGASTQATTFLTAKSIGIFALGAISFVVATFGGVMFVKIFNIFLKEGNKMNPLIGNAGVSAVPDSARVSQVVGLEYDKTNHLLMHAMGPNVAGVIGSAVAAGILLSFLS from the coding sequence ATGGAACAATCAGGCGGATTTTTCTCGTTCCTGTTGGAAAACCTTACCCAGTTTATGTCTTACACTGGGTTCGCCAACTTTACAATCGGTCATGGAATAATGATATTGGTGGGCTTATTCTTTATTTATCTTGCTATAGCAAAGGAATATGAACCAATGTTGCTTATTCCAATTGGATTCGGAATAATCGTAGGAAACATTCCTTTCTCTCCAGGTTATCAAATTGGTATTTACGAGAACGGAAGTGTACTTAACTATCTATACTATGGAGTCATTCAAGGAGTTTACCCTCCCTTAATATTTCTTGGAATTGGTGCCATGACCGACTTTAGTGCTCTAATTTCAAATCCTAAATTACTCCTTATCGGTGCTGCTGCCCAGTTGGGTATATTTGGAGCCTATATGGCTGCTCTACTTATTGGATTTAGCCCAGAGGAAGCAGGGGCAATAGGTATCATTGGTGGTGCCGATGGTCCTACCGCAATCTTCCTATCATCTCGCTTGGCTCCTGAATTAATGGGTGCAATTGCAATATCGGCATACTCATATATGGCATTAGTTCCTGTAATTCAGCCACCGGTAATGAGACTATTAACCACCAAGAAGGAAAGACTTATCAGAATGAAGCCTCCTCGTCAGGTTACCAAACTTGAAAAGATACTTTTCCCAATTGTAGGTATGCTCTTAACAACATTCATCGTACCTTCAGGCTTGCCATTGCTTGGTATGCTTTTCTTTGGAAACCTACTAAAAGAAAGTACGGTTACTAAACGTTTAGCCGATACAGCCAAAGGCCCAATGATTGATATTGTTACAATATTAATTGGATTAACCGTGGGTGCATCAACCCAAGCTACCACATTCTTAACTGCAAAATCTATAGGTATATTTGCACTTGGTGCAATATCATTTGTAGTTGCAACCTTTGGTGGAGTTATGTTTGTTAAGATATTCAATATCTTCCTCAAAGAGGGTAATAAGATGAATCCTTTAATTGGAAATGCAGGGGTATCTGCAGTGCCAGATAGTGCAAGGGTTTCGCAAGTAGTCGGCTTAGAGTACGACAAAACCAACCACCTACTAATGCATGCTATGGGACCAAACGTAGCGGGAGTTATTGGTAGTGCCGTTGCCGCGGGTATTCTACTAAGCTTCCTATCGTAA
- the queE gene encoding 7-carboxy-7-deazaguanine synthase: protein MNFNDAVKQFNSGKALPLVEEFYTLQGEGFQTGRAAYFIRIGGCDVGCSWCDSRLSWNPDIFPPVNVDEIVERAASFPAKAVVVTGGEPSLYPLDYLCAELKKKGVQTFIETSGAYPLSGQWDWICLSPKRQQPPVDSIHMKADELKVIITSPEDLQWAEENAKLVKSSCMLFLQPEWSVYEKIVPIIVEYIMQNPKWRISLQAHKFMHIP, encoded by the coding sequence ATGAATTTTAATGATGCAGTAAAACAATTCAATTCTGGCAAAGCATTACCCTTGGTTGAAGAATTTTACACCCTTCAAGGCGAGGGATTTCAAACAGGTCGTGCGGCTTACTTCATTCGCATTGGAGGATGCGATGTAGGTTGCTCGTGGTGCGATTCCCGCTTATCGTGGAATCCCGATATTTTTCCACCTGTAAATGTTGATGAGATTGTTGAGCGAGCAGCATCGTTCCCCGCAAAAGCAGTAGTGGTTACTGGCGGAGAACCCAGCCTATACCCTCTCGATTATTTGTGTGCTGAGCTAAAAAAGAAAGGCGTACAAACATTCATCGAAACTTCGGGTGCCTATCCCCTATCGGGGCAATGGGATTGGATCTGTTTATCACCCAAGCGTCAGCAACCACCAGTTGACTCAATCCATATGAAAGCCGATGAGCTGAAAGTAATAATTACAAGTCCCGAGGATTTGCAATGGGCCGAGGAAAATGCTAAATTAGTAAAATCGAGCTGTATGTTATTTCTTCAACCCGAATGGAGCGTATACGAGAAAATTGTACCAATTATTGTTGAGTATATAATGCAAAACCCAAAGTGGCGAATATCGTTACAAGCACATAAATTCATGCATATTCCTTAG
- a CDS encoding methylmalonyl-CoA carboxyltransferase produces the protein MSTQEQKIKELIELREKAKLGGGEKRIESQHKKGKFTARERIEMLLDEGSFEEFDMFVSHRCIDFGLEKETYLSDGVVTGYGTIDGRLVYVFSQDFTVFGGSLSEMFAAKICKVMDMAMKVGAPVIGINDSGGARIQEGVKSLGGYAEIFERNILASGVIPQISAIFGPCAGGAVYSPALTDFIIMSRNTSYMFVTGPKVVKTVTGETVTSEELGGASIHSTKSGVAHFVSDSEEEGIMLIRKLLSYLPQNNLEETPIYPTNDPIDRLEDALNEIIPDSANKPYDVKDVIGAIVDNGEYLELQRDYAPNIVTCFARFNGQSVGIIANQPKYLAGVLDINASRKAARFVRFCDAFNIPIVTLVDVPGFLPGTGQEYNGIIIHGAKLLFAYGEATVPKVTIVLRKAYGGAYDVMSSKHLRGDINYAWPSAEIAVMGPKGAIEVLLSRELESIEDEKAKVEFLFRKEQEYKDKFANPYVAAKFGYIDDVIEPRNTRFRIIRALQSLVTKKDTNPPKKHSNLPL, from the coding sequence ATGAGCACTCAAGAACAAAAAATCAAAGAATTAATTGAATTACGTGAAAAAGCCAAATTGGGAGGCGGCGAAAAACGTATTGAATCGCAGCACAAAAAAGGCAAATTCACCGCTCGCGAACGTATCGAAATGCTTCTCGACGAAGGCAGTTTCGAGGAATTCGACATGTTTGTATCGCACCGTTGTATCGATTTCGGCCTGGAGAAAGAAACCTACCTTTCCGACGGTGTTGTTACCGGTTACGGTACAATCGACGGTCGACTAGTGTACGTTTTCTCACAGGATTTCACCGTGTTTGGCGGTTCACTATCCGAGATGTTTGCAGCAAAAATCTGCAAGGTTATGGATATGGCCATGAAGGTGGGTGCGCCTGTTATTGGAATAAACGATAGCGGTGGAGCACGTATTCAGGAAGGTGTAAAAAGTTTAGGCGGATATGCCGAAATTTTTGAACGCAATATCCTTGCATCAGGAGTTATTCCTCAAATATCTGCAATTTTTGGTCCTTGCGCTGGCGGCGCTGTTTATTCACCAGCACTAACCGATTTCATTATTATGTCGCGCAACACCAGCTACATGTTCGTAACTGGACCAAAGGTTGTTAAAACAGTAACTGGAGAAACAGTTACTTCCGAAGAACTTGGAGGAGCCAGCATTCACTCTACAAAATCGGGTGTTGCTCACTTTGTATCCGACTCCGAGGAAGAGGGAATCATGCTTATTCGTAAACTATTAAGCTACCTACCTCAAAATAACTTAGAGGAAACTCCAATATACCCAACTAACGATCCTATAGACAGGCTTGAGGATGCCCTTAACGAAATAATCCCCGATAGCGCTAATAAACCATACGATGTAAAAGATGTAATTGGCGCTATAGTGGACAATGGAGAATACTTAGAGTTACAGCGTGACTACGCACCAAATATCGTTACCTGCTTTGCCCGTTTCAACGGTCAATCGGTTGGTATCATTGCTAATCAACCAAAATATTTAGCAGGCGTACTCGATATTAACGCTTCGCGTAAAGCTGCTCGTTTTGTTCGTTTCTGCGATGCTTTCAATATTCCAATTGTTACCTTAGTGGACGTCCCTGGCTTCTTACCCGGCACTGGACAAGAATACAACGGTATCATCATTCATGGTGCCAAACTTCTGTTCGCTTACGGCGAGGCTACTGTACCAAAAGTAACCATTGTACTCCGCAAAGCTTACGGTGGCGCTTACGATGTGATGAGTTCAAAACACCTACGTGGCGATATCAACTACGCTTGGCCAAGCGCTGAGATTGCCGTTATGGGACCCAAAGGCGCTATTGAAGTACTGCTAAGTCGGGAACTCGAAAGCATTGAGGACGAAAAAGCAAAAGTTGAATTCTTATTCCGTAAGGAACAGGAGTACAAAGATAAATTTGCCAATCCTTACGTTGCGGCTAAGTTTGGTTATATCGATGATGTTATAGAGCCTCGCAATACACGTTTCCGTATAATCAGAGCACTCCAATCGTTGGTAACCAAAAAGGATACAAATCCTCCCAAGAAACACTCAAACTTGCCATTATAA
- a CDS encoding acetyl-CoA carboxylase biotin carboxyl carrier protein subunit, producing the protein MKDFKFKISGNEYSVHIANVEGNMAEVEVNGTPYKVELDKELKQTKTPKLVRPEAVPTTDSHPSVAKTVSPGVATSGSIKTPLPGVILDVHVKPGDTVKVGQRLIVLEAMKMENNIDSDKEGKVIDVKVHKGDSVLEGDVLIIIG; encoded by the coding sequence ATGAAAGATTTTAAGTTCAAAATAAGTGGCAATGAATACTCCGTTCACATTGCCAATGTAGAAGGAAATATGGCCGAAGTAGAGGTAAATGGAACTCCATACAAAGTTGAATTGGACAAAGAGCTAAAACAAACAAAAACTCCAAAACTAGTTCGCCCAGAGGCCGTTCCAACAACCGATTCTCACCCCTCAGTTGCCAAAACTGTTAGTCCGGGTGTTGCCACATCAGGCTCCATAAAAACTCCACTTCCCGGCGTTATCCTTGATGTTCATGTTAAACCAGGAGATACCGTAAAGGTAGGCCAACGTTTAATTGTACTGGAAGCCATGAAAATGGAAAATAACATCGATTCCGATAAAGAAGGTAAAGTAATTGATGTTAAGGTTCACAAAGGCGATTCTGTTCTGGAAGGTGATGTACTAATAATTATCGGGTAG
- a CDS encoding 2',3'-cyclic-nucleotide 2'-phosphodiesterase, protein MKSFSYKLIGILIISLLISISSFSQKNITIKILETSDVHGAIFPYDFIRNQPMESSLAQVYSYVKQERSNTAQQVVLLDNGDILQGQPPVYFSNFIDSTKSNLVSRVFNYMKYDAATIGNHDIETGPNVYRAIEKELAMPWLAANAISSESKKPAFKPYTVVNKDGVKIAVLGLTSPGIPHWLPKILWPDMYFEDMIITANYWVKYIQKKEKPHIIVGLFHSGHDASYGGASTDEPKNENASLLVAKQVPGFDVILIGHDHDKLCKKIANINGDSVLVMDPTSGARLISEATINITLNKKGKLQSKSVNGKIIETKNFKPDGDFMAEFGDGYKKVEAFVKRPIGTFTQTMSSEDAYFGPTAFIDFIHSAQLDLTKADISFVAPLSFVSTIKEGTVTVSDMFKLYRFENFLYTMSLTGKEIDAFLEYSVSLWFNTMKSADDHLIKFKTNPDGSIVINQQGKVQLFTNFYNFDSAAGIIYTVDVSKPDGEKVTIQSMTNGTPFDENKIYSVAINSYRGNGGGGHLTKGSGIAPDELPNRIKSSTEKDLRFYIMKYIERKQTITPSSFKTWKIIPEEWVNQGIIRDKKLLFNSPNND, encoded by the coding sequence ATGAAGTCATTCTCCTACAAACTCATTGGAATATTGATAATCAGCCTTCTTATATCAATATCCTCTTTTTCGCAAAAGAATATCACGATTAAAATTCTTGAAACTAGCGATGTTCACGGGGCGATATTCCCCTACGATTTCATCAGGAATCAACCCATGGAATCGAGTTTAGCTCAAGTATATTCGTACGTTAAGCAGGAACGCAGCAACACCGCGCAGCAAGTTGTACTTTTGGATAATGGGGATATTCTTCAGGGTCAACCGCCTGTTTATTTCTCGAATTTCATCGATTCCACTAAATCCAATCTCGTTTCCAGAGTTTTCAACTATATGAAATATGATGCAGCAACCATTGGAAATCATGATATTGAAACAGGCCCCAATGTTTACCGCGCAATTGAAAAAGAGTTGGCAATGCCATGGTTGGCAGCAAATGCCATAAGTTCAGAATCCAAGAAACCTGCGTTTAAACCATATACAGTGGTAAATAAAGATGGCGTAAAAATTGCTGTACTAGGACTCACCTCACCAGGAATTCCCCATTGGCTTCCAAAAATTCTTTGGCCCGACATGTACTTTGAGGATATGATTATCACCGCAAACTACTGGGTTAAGTACATCCAGAAAAAGGAGAAACCCCATATCATAGTTGGATTATTCCACTCAGGCCACGATGCTTCCTATGGGGGAGCATCTACCGATGAACCTAAAAATGAAAATGCCTCCTTGCTTGTAGCAAAACAAGTTCCTGGCTTCGACGTTATCCTAATTGGCCACGACCACGATAAACTCTGTAAAAAAATTGCAAACATAAATGGAGATTCCGTGCTAGTAATGGATCCCACTTCTGGCGCCCGCCTGATTTCGGAAGCAACTATCAATATCACTCTTAATAAAAAAGGAAAATTGCAAAGTAAATCGGTTAACGGTAAAATAATTGAAACCAAAAATTTTAAACCCGATGGAGATTTTATGGCCGAATTTGGTGACGGCTATAAGAAAGTTGAAGCATTTGTAAAACGCCCCATTGGAACCTTCACTCAAACCATGAGTAGCGAGGATGCCTACTTTGGACCAACCGCTTTTATTGATTTTATTCATTCAGCACAACTGGATCTTACAAAGGCTGATATTTCGTTTGTTGCTCCACTATCCTTTGTATCAACCATTAAAGAGGGAACCGTTACCGTTAGCGATATGTTTAAGCTATACCGTTTCGAAAACTTTCTCTACACAATGTCACTCACAGGAAAAGAAATCGACGCTTTTTTAGAATACTCAGTATCGCTATGGTTTAATACCATGAAGAGTGCCGACGATCATCTAATCAAATTCAAAACTAATCCCGATGGCAGCATTGTAATTAACCAACAGGGAAAGGTTCAACTTTTCACAAACTTCTACAACTTCGACTCAGCTGCAGGAATAATCTATACTGTTGATGTATCGAAGCCCGATGGCGAAAAGGTAACCATCCAATCTATGACCAACGGAACACCTTTTGATGAAAACAAAATATACTCTGTTGCAATAAACTCGTACCGCGGCAATGGTGGTGGAGGTCACCTTACAAAAGGAAGCGGAATTGCTCCTGATGAGTTACCTAACAGGATAAAATCCTCCACCGAAAAGGATTTACGATTCTATATTATGAAGTATATTGAGAGAAAACAAACCATTACCCCATCAAGTTTTAAGACGTGGAAAATTATTCCTGAGGAATGGGTTAATCAGGGAATTATACGCGATAAAAAATTGCTGTTTAATTCACCAAATAACGATTAG
- a CDS encoding methylmalonyl-CoA epimerase, whose translation MSITHIEHIGIAVKNLQDAIPFYENMLGLKCYNIEEVKDQKVKTAFFMVGQTKIELLESTDPEGPIGKFIEKKGEGIHHIAFAVKGIEDQLKSMEEKGVTLIDKTPRKGAEGLDIAFLHPKSTIGVLTELCEDKNK comes from the coding sequence ATGAGCATAACACATATCGAACACATTGGTATTGCTGTAAAAAATTTACAGGATGCTATTCCTTTTTACGAAAACATGCTTGGTCTTAAATGCTACAACATTGAAGAAGTAAAAGACCAAAAGGTGAAAACGGCTTTCTTCATGGTTGGACAAACCAAAATTGAACTTTTAGAATCAACAGATCCTGAAGGCCCTATTGGCAAATTTATCGAGAAAAAAGGTGAAGGAATTCATCATATCGCATTTGCAGTAAAAGGCATCGAGGATCAACTAAAAAGCATGGAAGAAAAAGGTGTTACGCTCATCGATAAAACGCCTCGTAAAGGTGCTGAAGGTTTAGACATAGCATTTCTTCACCCAAAATCTACCATTGGCGTCCTTACCGAGCTTTGCGAAGACAAAAACAAATAG